One region of Streptomyces capillispiralis genomic DNA includes:
- a CDS encoding DUF3052 domain-containing protein produces the protein MSATADHAEERTNPAARLGFQPGQVVQEIGYDDDVDQELREAIEGVIESDLVDEDYDDVADAVVLWFRDDDGDLTDALVDATTYIEEGGAILLLTPKTGRSGYVEPSDISEAATTAGLTASKSVSVGKDWSGSRLATPKAAKSKR, from the coding sequence GTGAGCGCGACCGCGGACCACGCGGAGGAGCGGACGAACCCTGCCGCCAGGCTGGGGTTCCAGCCCGGGCAGGTGGTCCAGGAGATCGGCTACGACGACGACGTCGACCAGGAGCTCCGCGAGGCCATCGAGGGCGTCATCGAGAGCGACCTTGTCGATGAGGACTACGACGACGTGGCCGACGCCGTTGTGTTGTGGTTCCGCGACGACGACGGCGACCTGACGGATGCGCTGGTGGATGCCACCACGTACATCGAAGAGGGCGGCGCGATCCTGCTGCTGACGCCGAAGACCGGCCGTTCGGGGTACGTGGAGCCGAGTGACATCTCGGAAGCCGCGACCACGGCCGGCCTGACGGCGTCGAAGAGCGTCAGCGTCGGCAAGGACTGGAGCGGCAGCCGGCTGGCGACGCCGAAGGCGGCCAAGTCGAAGCGGTAG
- a CDS encoding peroxiredoxin, with protein MAIQVGDKAPDFELKDNHGATVTLSGFRGRKNVVVLFYPFAFTGVCTGELCEVRDRLPQFSDRDTQVLAVSNDSIHTLRVFAEQEGLEYPLLSDFWPHGNVSRAYGVFDEDKGCAVRGTFIIDKEGVVRWTVVNGLPDARDLNEYVKALDTL; from the coding sequence ATGGCGATCCAGGTCGGCGACAAGGCCCCCGACTTCGAACTCAAGGACAACCACGGCGCCACCGTGACGCTGTCCGGCTTCCGTGGCCGGAAGAACGTGGTGGTGCTCTTCTACCCGTTCGCCTTCACCGGCGTGTGCACCGGCGAGCTGTGCGAGGTCCGCGACCGGCTGCCGCAGTTCTCGGACCGCGACACCCAGGTGCTCGCCGTCTCCAACGACTCCATCCACACCCTGCGCGTCTTCGCCGAGCAGGAGGGACTGGAGTACCCGCTGCTCAGCGACTTCTGGCCGCACGGCAACGTCTCGCGGGCGTACGGCGTCTTCGACGAGGACAAGGGGTGTGCCGTGCGCGGGACCTTCATCATCGACAAGGAGGGCGTCGTGCGCTGGACCGTCGTCAACGGTCTGCCGGACGCCCGTGACCTGAACGAGTACGTCAAGGCACTCGACACCCTGTGA